A section of the Macadamia integrifolia cultivar HAES 741 chromosome 9, SCU_Mint_v3, whole genome shotgun sequence genome encodes:
- the LOC122089479 gene encoding N-glycosylase/DNA lyase OGG1 isoform X1 produces MKRQRPTAKIPAMKPQNPSKTPPTPKPIETKKSISISSSSFKKSKRNLTAIFSTSLKSSTKETLITSRENQTRTLKWETLNLGKSELFLPLTFPTGQTFRWKQTGHFQYTGVVKNHLFSLRQLDDGNGDVGFFLHRTTTDEVDARAALVDFLNVDISLGDMWKAFSASDSRFADLAPHLGGARVLRQDPVECLIQFLCSSNNNIGRITRMVDFISSLGNCLGTVEGFEFHEFPSLERLSLVSEEELREAGFGYRAKYIVGTAKALQSKPGGGAEWLASLRELDLHETIEALSTLPGVGPKVAACIALFSLDQHHAIPVDTHVWQIATRYLIPELAGTRLTPKHFTRVAEAFVSKFGKYAGWAQTLLFIAELPSQRAFLPSHCWTAKEIRSAKSKSGETGEDP; encoded by the exons ATGAAGAGGCAGAGACCAACGGCTAAAATTCCTGCCATGAAACCACAAAATCCTTCAAAAACACCTCCAACACCAAAACCCAttgaaacaaagaaatcaatttcaatatcgtcttcttctttcaaAAAATCCAAGAGAAACCTCACTGCAATCTTCTCGACCAGCCTCAAATCCTCCACCAAAGAAACCCTAATAACCTCAAGAGAGAACCAAACCAGAACCCTCAAATGGGAAACACTCAACCTGGGAAAGTCAGAGCTCTTCTTGCCTCTCACTTTCCCCACTGGTCAGACCTTCAGATGGAAGCAAACAGGCCATTTTCAGTACACAGGTGTGGTGAAGAACCACCTCTTCTCCCTGAGGCAGCTCGATGATGGCAATGGCGATGTGGGTTTCTTCCTTCACCGAACTACTACTGATGAAGTTGATGCCAGGGCTGCCCTTGTTGATTTCCTCAATGTGGATATCTCGCTTGGTGATATGTGGAAGGCTTTCTCGGCTTCTGATTCAAGGTTTGCTGACTTAGCTCCACATTTGGGCGGTGCCCGTGTTCTCAGGCAAGACCCTGTTGAGTGCCTCATTCAGTTTCTCTGTTCCTCTAACAATAATATTGGGAGAATTACACGAATGGTGGATTTTATTTCTTCGTTAGGAAATTGTTTGGGGACCGTAGAAGGGTTCGAATTCCATGAGTTCCCATCTTTGGAACGATTGTCTCTGGTGTCGGAGGAGGAGCTTCGAGAGGCAGGATTTGGTTACAG GGCTAAGTATATAGTTGGCACAGCTAAAGCTTTGCAATCAAAACCTGGTGGAGGTGCAGAGTGGCTTGCTTCTCTTCGTGAATTGGATTTGCATGAAACAATTGAGGCCCTTTCAACTTTACCTGGAGTTGGTCCAAAGGTCGCTGCCTGTATagctctcttctctcttgaCCAGCATCATGCTATTCCTGTTGATACACATGTGTGGCAG ATAGCTACTCGTTACCTTATTCCAGAGCTTGCAGGAACACGTCTCACTCCTAAGCATTTTACTCGGGTGGCAGAGGCATTTGTGAGCAAATTCGGGAAATATGCTGGTTGGGCACAAACTCTGCTTTTTATTGCTGAATTACCTTCTCAAAGAGCATTCCTGCCATCACATTGCTGGACTGCCAAGGAAATCAGATCTGCCAAGAGTAAGAGTGGTGAGACAG GGGAAGATCCATAA
- the LOC122089479 gene encoding N-glycosylase/DNA lyase OGG1 isoform X2: MKRQRPTAKIPAMKPQNPSKTPPTPKPIETKKSISISSSSFKKSKRNLTAIFSTSLKSSTKETLITSRENQTRTLKWETLNLGKSELFLPLTFPTGQTFRWKQTGHFQYTGVVKNHLFSLRQLDDGNGDVGFFLHRTTTDEVDARAALVDFLNVDISLGDMWKAFSASDSRFADLAPHLGGARVLRQDPVECLIQFLCSSNNNIGRITRMVDFISSLGNCLGTVEGFEFHEFPSLERLSLVSEEELREAGFGYRAKYIVGTAKALQSKPGGGAEWLASLRELDLHETIEALSTLPGVGPKVAACIALFSLDQHHAIPVDTHVWQIATRYLIPELAGTRLTPKHFTRVAEAFVSKFGKYAGWAQTLLFIAELPSQRAFLPSHCWTAKEIRSAKSKSGEDP, translated from the exons ATGAAGAGGCAGAGACCAACGGCTAAAATTCCTGCCATGAAACCACAAAATCCTTCAAAAACACCTCCAACACCAAAACCCAttgaaacaaagaaatcaatttcaatatcgtcttcttctttcaaAAAATCCAAGAGAAACCTCACTGCAATCTTCTCGACCAGCCTCAAATCCTCCACCAAAGAAACCCTAATAACCTCAAGAGAGAACCAAACCAGAACCCTCAAATGGGAAACACTCAACCTGGGAAAGTCAGAGCTCTTCTTGCCTCTCACTTTCCCCACTGGTCAGACCTTCAGATGGAAGCAAACAGGCCATTTTCAGTACACAGGTGTGGTGAAGAACCACCTCTTCTCCCTGAGGCAGCTCGATGATGGCAATGGCGATGTGGGTTTCTTCCTTCACCGAACTACTACTGATGAAGTTGATGCCAGGGCTGCCCTTGTTGATTTCCTCAATGTGGATATCTCGCTTGGTGATATGTGGAAGGCTTTCTCGGCTTCTGATTCAAGGTTTGCTGACTTAGCTCCACATTTGGGCGGTGCCCGTGTTCTCAGGCAAGACCCTGTTGAGTGCCTCATTCAGTTTCTCTGTTCCTCTAACAATAATATTGGGAGAATTACACGAATGGTGGATTTTATTTCTTCGTTAGGAAATTGTTTGGGGACCGTAGAAGGGTTCGAATTCCATGAGTTCCCATCTTTGGAACGATTGTCTCTGGTGTCGGAGGAGGAGCTTCGAGAGGCAGGATTTGGTTACAG GGCTAAGTATATAGTTGGCACAGCTAAAGCTTTGCAATCAAAACCTGGTGGAGGTGCAGAGTGGCTTGCTTCTCTTCGTGAATTGGATTTGCATGAAACAATTGAGGCCCTTTCAACTTTACCTGGAGTTGGTCCAAAGGTCGCTGCCTGTATagctctcttctctcttgaCCAGCATCATGCTATTCCTGTTGATACACATGTGTGGCAG ATAGCTACTCGTTACCTTATTCCAGAGCTTGCAGGAACACGTCTCACTCCTAAGCATTTTACTCGGGTGGCAGAGGCATTTGTGAGCAAATTCGGGAAATATGCTGGTTGGGCACAAACTCTGCTTTTTATTGCTGAATTACCTTCTCAAAGAGCATTCCTGCCATCACATTGCTGGACTGCCAAGGAAATCAGATCTGCCAAGAGTAAGAGTG GGGAAGATCCATAA